In Acidimicrobiales bacterium, a single genomic region encodes these proteins:
- a CDS encoding TauD/TfdA family dioxygenase translates to MTSGPGDPQIVPISPVFGAEIHGVDLASGIDDETFRLVHRAWLEHGVVAFRDQSPLTADAQVEFALRIGPLHTHPAAPAEHENPAVFVIRTDRDSSISNGNGWHSDVSCDEEPPSATMLQIHLLPQCGGGDTLFADMEAAYATLPATTREMLCDLSAIHASAHVYPGRYADRSDGEEALATPSAVHPVVRTHPETGRRSLFVNPSFTVAIDGMDSAEGGELLAELHEHCTRPEFQIRHRWQPCDVLLWDNRRVQHFAVWDYWPYERSGHRVTVQGTRPFFDPEGSEPDESPLRVSIGRLA, encoded by the coding sequence ATGACTAGCGGCCCCGGTGATCCTCAGATCGTTCCCATTTCGCCGGTATTCGGCGCCGAAATTCACGGCGTGGACCTGGCATCCGGAATCGACGACGAGACGTTCAGACTGGTGCACCGGGCGTGGCTGGAGCACGGCGTGGTGGCCTTCCGCGACCAGTCGCCCCTGACGGCCGACGCCCAGGTCGAGTTCGCCCTACGCATCGGACCACTCCATACCCATCCAGCCGCCCCGGCCGAGCACGAGAACCCTGCGGTGTTCGTTATCCGGACCGACCGGGACTCCTCCATCTCCAATGGCAACGGCTGGCACTCGGACGTTTCGTGCGACGAGGAGCCCCCATCGGCCACCATGCTCCAGATCCATTTACTGCCCCAGTGTGGGGGCGGCGACACCTTGTTCGCCGACATGGAGGCCGCCTACGCCACCTTGCCGGCCACCACCAGAGAGATGTTGTGTGACCTGTCGGCCATCCACGCCTCAGCTCATGTGTACCCGGGGCGTTACGCCGACCGGAGCGACGGTGAAGAGGCCCTCGCTACGCCCTCAGCAGTCCATCCGGTGGTCCGGACCCATCCCGAAACGGGCCGCCGCAGCCTCTTTGTTAATCCGTCGTTCACGGTGGCGATCGACGGCATGGACAGCGCTGAGGGCGGCGAGCTGCTGGCCGAGCTTCACGAACACTGCACTAGGCCCGAGTTCCAGATCCGGCACCGCTGGCAGCCGTGCGACGTACTGCTGTGGGATAACCGGCGGGTCCAGCATTTCGCCGTCTGGGACTACTGGCCCTACGAACGATCCGGCCATCGAGTCACCGTGCAGGGCACGCGCCCGTTCTTCGATCCCGAAGGCTCCGAGCCCGACGAGTCACCTCTTCGGGTGTCCATTGGCCGCCTGGCCTGA
- a CDS encoding crotonase/enoyl-CoA hydratase family protein — MSDEAVQPAVLVERRERVMIITLNRPEAMNAINGDLSHGLLSAVQELNADPGFTAGVLTGAGKGFCSGMDLKAFSRGEDIGPMLEFVSNGAAKPLIAAIEGFAMAGGLELALSCDLLVAAEGARLGIPEVKVGLFAAGAGLFRLPGRVGYGRAMEMALTGDPITAEEAADAGLVSMVTPKGGALDAAIELAERIARNAPLAVAASKAIVRATQGATEDELRAIQQPHMRVVWGSDDAKEGPKAFADKRSPEWTGS; from the coding sequence ATGAGCGATGAAGCGGTCCAGCCGGCAGTTCTGGTCGAACGACGGGAGCGGGTGATGATCATCACCCTCAACCGCCCCGAAGCCATGAACGCCATCAACGGAGACCTGTCCCACGGCCTATTGAGCGCCGTACAAGAGTTGAACGCCGACCCCGGGTTCACAGCCGGGGTCCTCACCGGTGCCGGGAAGGGGTTCTGTTCGGGCATGGACCTCAAGGCATTCTCCCGCGGCGAGGACATTGGCCCGATGCTCGAGTTCGTCAGCAATGGAGCGGCTAAGCCCCTCATCGCCGCCATCGAGGGTTTCGCCATGGCCGGTGGCCTTGAGTTGGCGTTGTCATGCGACCTTCTGGTGGCCGCCGAGGGTGCCAGGCTGGGCATCCCAGAGGTGAAGGTCGGCCTGTTCGCCGCCGGAGCCGGTCTATTCCGCCTGCCTGGTCGAGTGGGTTACGGCCGGGCCATGGAGATGGCCCTCACCGGTGACCCGATCACTGCCGAGGAAGCGGCCGATGCCGGACTCGTCTCAATGGTCACTCCTAAGGGCGGGGCACTCGACGCGGCCATCGAGTTGGCCGAACGCATCGCACGTAACGCTCCCCTGGCCGTGGCGGCCTCCAAGGCCATCGTTCGTGCCACTCAGGGGGCGACCGAAGACGAGCTGCGGGCTATCCAGCAGCCCCATATGAGGGTGGTTTGGGGTTCGGACGACGCCAAGGAGGGGCCCAAAGCGTTTGCCGATAAGCGTTCTCCGGAGTGGACCGGTTCCTGA
- a CDS encoding M20/M25/M40 family metallo-hydrolase — MASDGDLTNQTVELLQALIRNQCVNDGTAESGHEVRNADLLATYLEGAGLDLQRYEPTPGRTSLVARIEGSDPDAPALCLMGHTDVVPVSLDGWSRDPFAGELVDGEVWGRGAVDMLNLVASQAVVFRTLADRGFRPRGDLVFFAVADEESGSTHGARWMADHEWDAIAADYVLTENGGLHTGSEDSPAIGVNVAEKGVAWRRLTVRGTPGHGSTPYRSDNALLKAAAVIQRLADYSPDPRFHELWRAQVQAMDLADDVRDQMLDEDRIDDYLAELPRTPSVNGMAGHLHACTHTTFSPNVGHGPGKTNTIPDRVTLDIDIRTMPGDSTEEVATHLREALGDLSDEVETEIVMDDPASASRIDTPLWDSLERAITKPFPTARLNPQFIVGFTDSRIYREKGSVSYGAGLMSPAVDAGDFSRRFHGHDERIDIESLRLTTGMYFDVCEDFLR; from the coding sequence ATGGCCAGCGACGGAGACCTCACCAACCAGACCGTCGAGTTGCTGCAGGCCCTTATACGCAACCAGTGCGTCAACGACGGAACGGCCGAATCGGGCCACGAGGTTCGCAATGCCGATCTGCTGGCCACCTACCTGGAGGGCGCAGGCCTGGACCTGCAGCGTTACGAACCCACGCCCGGCCGTACCTCGCTAGTGGCCCGCATAGAAGGGTCCGACCCCGACGCCCCGGCGTTGTGCCTGATGGGCCACACCGACGTCGTGCCGGTGAGCCTCGACGGCTGGTCGCGCGACCCGTTCGCCGGTGAGCTGGTGGACGGCGAGGTGTGGGGGAGGGGTGCCGTCGACATGCTCAACCTCGTGGCCTCCCAGGCGGTGGTGTTCCGCACGTTGGCCGATCGTGGATTCCGACCTCGGGGGGACCTGGTGTTCTTCGCGGTGGCCGACGAGGAATCGGGCAGCACACACGGGGCCCGTTGGATGGCCGACCACGAGTGGGACGCCATCGCAGCGGACTACGTGCTGACCGAGAACGGTGGGCTCCACACCGGGAGCGAGGATTCACCAGCCATCGGCGTGAACGTGGCCGAGAAGGGGGTGGCGTGGCGCCGCCTGACCGTACGTGGCACGCCCGGCCACGGATCGACGCCCTACCGCTCCGACAACGCCCTCCTGAAGGCCGCAGCCGTGATACAACGCTTGGCCGACTACTCACCTGATCCCCGATTCCATGAACTCTGGCGAGCTCAGGTCCAAGCCATGGACCTCGCCGACGATGTCCGGGACCAGATGCTCGACGAGGACCGTATTGACGACTACCTAGCCGAACTTCCGCGGACACCTTCGGTGAACGGCATGGCAGGGCATCTCCACGCCTGTACCCACACCACATTCTCGCCAAACGTGGGCCACGGGCCAGGCAAGACCAACACCATCCCGGACCGGGTGACCCTCGACATCGACATCCGGACGATGCCTGGTGACTCCACCGAAGAGGTGGCCACCCATCTCCGTGAGGCACTCGGCGACCTGTCCGACGAGGTCGAGACCGAGATCGTCATGGACGACCCCGCGTCGGCCAGCCGCATTGACACCCCCCTGTGGGATTCGCTGGAACGGGCGATCACGAAGCCGTTCCCCACTGCCCGCCTTAACCCCCAGTTCATCGTGGGCTTCACCGACTCACGGATTTACCGCGAAAAGGGATCAGTGTCCTACGGCGCCGGCCTCATGAGTCCGGCGGTGGACGCCGGCGATTTCTCCCGGCGGTTCCATGGGCACGATGAACGCATCGACATTGAGTCGCTGCGACTCACTACCGGCATGTACTTCGACGTCTGCGAAGACTTCCTCAGATGA
- a CDS encoding alcohol dehydrogenase catalytic domain-containing protein — protein MQGLIQEGDGEEHVRLSNDLEHAAALGSRQVRVEIMAAGVCGSDLSCVHGKYYMPTPLVPGHEAAGVVAEIGSAVTYCAVGDHVVLSTFGNCGHCPTCEGGDPGNCGFGGLRHTHTEGDQALWGFANLGAFAQETIVHENQAVPIPTEVPMASAALIGCGVMTGAGAVFNRAKVGIGDTCVIIGAGGVGLNVIQAAHLSGASQIIAMDRVASKERMALDFGATDFVLVDGDDFDSVAAVQQLSGGGVDHAFEVVGNTNLLADCISMAKAGGNVCAVGVPDLTATVTYPFQALHQNKNLMGIRAGGGKPRRDFRLIADLYLKGRFKLDELVSHTAGLDGLQGAFDGLKAGAEARTVLLPNG, from the coding sequence ATGCAGGGACTAATCCAGGAGGGCGACGGAGAAGAGCACGTCCGTCTCTCCAACGACCTCGAGCACGCAGCAGCTCTCGGATCCCGACAGGTACGTGTCGAGATCATGGCGGCCGGCGTGTGCGGCAGTGACCTGAGCTGCGTCCATGGCAAGTACTACATGCCCACCCCGCTGGTACCCGGCCACGAAGCCGCCGGCGTCGTGGCCGAGATCGGCTCGGCTGTCACCTATTGCGCCGTCGGCGATCACGTCGTTCTCTCCACCTTCGGGAACTGCGGCCACTGCCCGACGTGTGAGGGCGGCGACCCTGGGAACTGTGGGTTCGGTGGCCTGCGCCACACCCACACCGAGGGCGATCAGGCCCTCTGGGGGTTCGCCAACCTGGGCGCCTTCGCCCAGGAGACGATCGTTCACGAGAACCAGGCCGTGCCCATTCCGACCGAGGTACCGATGGCGTCTGCGGCCCTCATCGGATGCGGCGTCATGACAGGTGCGGGTGCCGTGTTCAACCGGGCCAAGGTCGGTATCGGCGATACCTGTGTGATCATTGGCGCTGGCGGAGTTGGCCTAAACGTGATCCAGGCCGCGCACCTCAGCGGTGCCTCCCAGATCATCGCTATGGACCGCGTGGCTTCCAAGGAACGCATGGCACTGGATTTCGGGGCCACCGACTTTGTTCTCGTGGACGGGGACGACTTCGACTCGGTGGCCGCCGTTCAGCAGCTCAGCGGTGGCGGCGTCGACCACGCCTTTGAGGTGGTGGGTAACACCAACTTGCTGGCGGACTGCATCTCGATGGCCAAGGCCGGCGGGAATGTCTGCGCTGTGGGCGTACCCGATCTGACCGCCACCGTGACCTATCCGTTCCAGGCCCTCCACCAGAACAAGAACCTCATGGGGATCCGGGCCGGCGGGGGCAAACCTCGTCGGGACTTCCGCCTGATTGCCGACCTGTACCTCAAGGGGCGCTTCAAACTCGACGAGCTGGTGTCCCACACGGCTGGCCTCGATGGCCTACAAGGCGCGTTCGATGGACTCAAGGCCGGCGCCGAGGCCCGTACCGTGCTGTTACCCAACGGCTGA
- a CDS encoding SDR family NAD(P)-dependent oxidoreductase, translating into MSRIDLTGSSSLVTGGASGIGEASARQLADAGSRVVIADLNEELGQVVASEVGGLFVKCDVTSVEDVDTAVSAAAEMGPLRALVNSAGLGHPGRTINRDNEPMELKHFEFVVRVNLIGSFNVLSRAAGAMAKTDPLADGQRGAIVNMASVAAFDGQIGQAAYSASKGGIVGMTLPIARDLAAVGVRVNTIAPGLIDTPIYGEGEQSEAFKAHLGESVLFPKRLGSGEELAFMVLELITNPYMNAEVIRVDGGIRMPPK; encoded by the coding sequence ATGTCCAGAATTGATCTGACCGGTAGTTCGTCGTTGGTAACCGGCGGGGCGTCCGGGATCGGCGAAGCCAGTGCCCGTCAACTGGCCGACGCTGGCAGCAGAGTCGTCATTGCTGACCTCAACGAGGAGCTTGGCCAGGTTGTTGCCTCCGAGGTGGGCGGCCTCTTCGTTAAGTGCGACGTGACGAGCGTCGAGGATGTCGACACCGCGGTGTCCGCCGCTGCCGAGATGGGCCCGTTGCGGGCACTGGTCAACTCGGCGGGTCTTGGCCATCCGGGCCGCACCATCAACCGCGACAACGAACCCATGGAACTAAAGCACTTCGAGTTCGTGGTCCGGGTGAACCTGATTGGCTCGTTCAACGTGCTCAGCAGGGCCGCCGGTGCAATGGCCAAGACTGATCCTCTAGCCGATGGTCAACGGGGGGCCATTGTCAATATGGCATCGGTGGCCGCTTTCGATGGGCAGATCGGTCAGGCTGCCTACTCGGCTTCCAAGGGCGGCATCGTCGGCATGACTCTTCCGATCGCCCGGGACCTGGCTGCTGTTGGGGTGCGGGTCAACACCATTGCCCCGGGTCTCATCGACACCCCGATCTACGGCGAGGGTGAACAAAGTGAGGCCTTCAAAGCGCACCTCGGCGAGTCGGTGCTATTCCCTAAGCGTCTGGGATCAGGCGAGGAGTTGGCCTTCATGGTCCTCGAGCTCATCACCAACCCGTACATGAATGCTGAGGTCATCCGGGTAGACGGCGGCATCAGGATGCCCCCCAAGTAG
- a CDS encoding arylsulfatase, whose translation MNVPNPSQAEQVIARSTSESTPWWPEPVLPTADTPNVVVVLLDDTGFAHLSCYGGLVDTPNYDRLADRGLRYTNFHTTALCSPTRACLLTGRNHHSVGMRGLSNFDTGFPNMRGRIARSAGTMAEMLREDGFATWAVGKWHLTPMREASAVGPFGDWPLQRGFDRYYGFMQGETDQFHPELYEDNRLVDQPRTPEEGYHVTEDLVDHAVDLIRTQHSMVPERPFFLYLAFGATHAPHQAPNDYLEKWRGRFDNGWDVARQQVYERQLAMGVIPPGTDLAPRNPGVEAWDDLSDDEKAVACRLQEAFAAMLDHTDAQLGRLLDEMDALGISDDTVVVALSDNGASQEGRQFGVLDSFRHFNDSPQPLDESMARLEDIGTRTSSTNYPWGWAQVGNTPGKRYKQNTHSGGIRDPLIISWPTGIDPLTNGQIRTQFHHVIDLAPTLLDLVGVTAPDEIAGVAQQPIEGTSLAYTFEPTADDALVVPTRKERQYFEMFGHRAIWVDGWKAVAFHPPDTSLDDDVWELYHLDEDFSECNDLAAEQPERLSAMVDIFWEEADRYQVLPIPDQSSAQFFSGHVTAGTPRARDTFVYLPPTQRVPMDSAPALGSRNWTMRFEVDRPMGDEAGALLGFGTVNNGLVVHVDDDGHFIYDHNAYSTHTVVRSPEPLPAGAVVLEVHQERVRRGPARARLLINGEQVAEAIIPLVPVMISSIGMDIGRNPTGVGGSYEAPFAGRLHRVEVATTRAFRHDEEAAMELAAAAGMQ comes from the coding sequence ATGAATGTGCCAAATCCCTCCCAGGCAGAACAAGTCATCGCCAGAAGCACCAGCGAGTCGACGCCGTGGTGGCCTGAGCCGGTCCTCCCTACGGCGGACACGCCCAACGTGGTGGTGGTGCTCCTCGACGACACAGGATTCGCCCACCTCAGTTGCTACGGGGGCCTAGTCGATACCCCCAACTACGACCGACTGGCCGATCGGGGCCTGCGGTATACGAACTTCCACACCACGGCGCTGTGCTCACCCACCAGGGCCTGCCTACTGACCGGCCGAAACCATCACTCGGTGGGGATGCGTGGCCTGTCCAACTTCGACACCGGGTTCCCGAACATGAGGGGCCGCATCGCTCGATCGGCTGGAACAATGGCCGAGATGCTCCGCGAGGACGGCTTCGCTACGTGGGCCGTCGGCAAGTGGCATCTCACCCCGATGCGTGAGGCCTCAGCGGTCGGACCGTTTGGCGACTGGCCGCTCCAGCGAGGCTTCGACCGCTACTACGGCTTCATGCAGGGCGAGACCGACCAGTTCCACCCCGAGCTCTACGAGGACAACCGTCTCGTTGACCAGCCCCGCACGCCTGAGGAGGGATACCACGTCACCGAAGATCTGGTGGACCACGCTGTCGACCTGATACGGACCCAGCACTCGATGGTGCCCGAGCGCCCCTTTTTCCTCTATCTGGCCTTTGGGGCCACCCACGCCCCTCATCAGGCGCCCAACGACTACCTCGAAAAGTGGCGGGGCCGATTCGACAATGGCTGGGACGTGGCCCGCCAACAGGTCTACGAACGCCAACTCGCCATGGGCGTCATCCCGCCCGGAACTGACCTGGCCCCCCGCAACCCGGGCGTCGAGGCGTGGGACGACCTATCGGACGACGAGAAGGCCGTGGCCTGTCGGCTCCAGGAGGCGTTCGCCGCCATGCTGGACCACACCGACGCCCAGTTGGGACGCCTGCTCGACGAGATGGATGCCCTTGGCATCAGCGACGACACCGTGGTGGTGGCCCTCAGCGACAACGGGGCATCTCAGGAGGGCCGCCAGTTCGGCGTACTCGACTCCTTCCGCCACTTCAATGACTCTCCCCAACCGTTGGACGAGTCCATGGCTCGTCTCGAGGACATCGGTACCCGGACCAGCAGCACCAACTATCCCTGGGGCTGGGCCCAGGTCGGCAATACCCCCGGCAAGCGCTACAAGCAAAACACCCACTCGGGTGGCATCCGTGACCCGCTCATCATCTCGTGGCCCACAGGCATCGACCCATTGACCAACGGGCAGATTCGCACCCAGTTTCACCACGTCATCGACCTGGCGCCCACCCTGCTGGACCTGGTCGGCGTGACGGCCCCCGATGAGATCGCCGGCGTGGCCCAGCAGCCCATCGAAGGGACCAGCCTCGCCTACACATTCGAACCGACCGCCGATGATGCGCTGGTGGTGCCGACCCGCAAGGAGCGGCAGTACTTCGAGATGTTCGGCCACCGAGCCATCTGGGTCGACGGCTGGAAAGCAGTGGCGTTCCATCCACCGGACACGTCGCTCGACGACGACGTGTGGGAGCTGTACCACCTCGACGAGGATTTCTCAGAGTGCAACGATCTGGCCGCCGAACAGCCTGAACGCCTTTCTGCCATGGTTGACATCTTCTGGGAGGAGGCCGACCGGTACCAGGTGCTACCTATTCCGGACCAGTCCTCCGCTCAGTTCTTCAGCGGGCATGTCACGGCCGGCACGCCTCGGGCCCGCGATACCTTCGTCTACCTGCCGCCCACCCAGCGGGTCCCCATGGATTCGGCCCCGGCCCTCGGGTCCCGGAACTGGACGATGCGCTTCGAGGTGGACCGGCCGATGGGCGATGAGGCTGGCGCGTTATTGGGCTTCGGTACCGTCAACAACGGGTTAGTCGTCCATGTCGACGACGACGGACACTTCATCTATGACCACAACGCCTACAGCACCCACACCGTGGTGCGCTCGCCTGAGCCGCTTCCAGCCGGGGCCGTCGTTTTGGAAGTCCACCAGGAACGAGTTAGACGCGGGCCGGCACGGGCCCGTCTGCTGATCAACGGAGAGCAGGTGGCCGAGGCGATCATCCCGCTGGTGCCCGTCATGATCTCGTCCATAGGGATGGACATCGGACGCAATCCCACCGGGGTGGGCGGCAGCTACGAGGCACCCTTCGCCGGCCGCTTGCACCGGGTCGAGGTGGCCACCACGCGGGCGTTCCGACACGACGAGGAGGCAGCCATGGAACTAGCCGCCGCAGCGGGGATGCAGTGA
- a CDS encoding nitroreductase/quinone reductase family protein yields MSETGSANQGTSQRVEMEWETPSHDEIIEISKGHVAGLEMTDDDAVWCVAGMHHVLLHTIGRKTGKDHKVALPFWRDTDGHRIVVGSFAGATKDPSWVLNLRDRDANPRVKVRVQNGMFWSEHQVLDAGDERDALWASMLADRAWYADYQAKTDRTIPLVRLAETEAITD; encoded by the coding sequence ATGAGCGAAACAGGCAGTGCGAACCAGGGAACCAGCCAACGCGTGGAGATGGAGTGGGAGACCCCGTCACACGACGAGATCATCGAGATCTCCAAGGGGCACGTGGCCGGCCTCGAGATGACCGACGACGATGCCGTGTGGTGTGTGGCCGGTATGCACCACGTGCTGCTTCACACCATCGGACGGAAGACGGGCAAGGACCACAAAGTGGCACTGCCGTTCTGGCGCGACACCGACGGGCACCGGATCGTGGTCGGATCATTCGCCGGGGCCACGAAGGACCCATCGTGGGTGCTGAACCTCCGAGACCGTGATGCCAACCCCCGGGTGAAGGTCCGGGTCCAGAACGGGATGTTTTGGTCCGAGCACCAAGTTCTGGATGCGGGCGATGAGCGCGACGCCCTGTGGGCGTCAATGCTCGCCGACAGGGCGTGGTATGCCGACTACCAGGCCAAAACTGATCGGACGATTCCGCTCGTGCGCCTCGCCGAGACGGAAGCCATCACCGACTAA
- a CDS encoding alpha/beta hydrolase, which produces MTTVFVHGNPETDAIWSDLVGELADRPPVGGNARDLVLLSPPGFGAPLSDGWGATREEYRDWLITEVEVLAAEGPVDIVGHDWGAGHVFGLLAERSDLVRSWACDCLGLIHPDYVWHDMAQLWQTPEVGEEVIQGMRAASRDERITMMMTSGMNEHAATDVADALDTMADCILPLYRSGAQPVVGNLGRELAAIDLPPGLALDPSEDPYVGPAGRAAQMADQLGARHAPLDGAGHWWMSEQPAVAADLLVEFWGSLDT; this is translated from the coding sequence ATGACCACCGTCTTCGTGCACGGCAATCCCGAGACCGATGCCATCTGGTCCGACCTGGTCGGCGAACTGGCCGACCGCCCACCGGTCGGAGGAAACGCGCGCGACCTTGTCCTGCTTTCGCCACCGGGATTCGGCGCGCCGCTTTCCGACGGTTGGGGGGCCACCCGCGAGGAGTACCGCGACTGGCTAATCACCGAAGTTGAGGTTCTGGCAGCCGAAGGGCCGGTCGACATCGTGGGCCACGACTGGGGCGCTGGGCACGTGTTCGGCCTCTTGGCGGAGCGCTCCGACCTCGTCCGGTCCTGGGCGTGCGACTGTCTGGGCCTCATCCATCCCGACTACGTCTGGCACGACATGGCACAGCTATGGCAGACCCCCGAGGTCGGCGAGGAGGTGATCCAGGGGATGCGTGCCGCCTCCCGGGACGAGCGAATCACCATGATGATGACCAGCGGCATGAACGAACACGCGGCGACTGACGTCGCCGACGCACTTGACACCATGGCCGACTGCATTCTGCCCCTGTACCGCTCGGGCGCTCAGCCCGTCGTCGGCAATCTGGGCCGGGAACTGGCCGCCATTGACCTACCTCCAGGGCTGGCTCTCGATCCATCCGAGGACCCCTACGTGGGGCCAGCGGGTCGGGCCGCCCAGATGGCCGACCAGCTTGGGGCACGACATGCCCCCCTGGACGGTGCAGGCCACTGGTGGATGTCTGAACAACCCGCCGTCGCCGCTGACCTACTCGTGGAGTTCTGGGGATCACTCGACACCTGA
- a CDS encoding sulfatase encodes MIRRPNVILINCDDLGYGDLSCYGSTQHDTPALDRMADEGVRFTDFYMASPVCSPSRAAMLTGSYPLRVGFGGRSIDNAPVLFPGQAQGLHPDEITIARLLQDGGYATRIIGKWHCGDQPEFLPTRHGFDGWFGLPYSNDMGRQAFPQEGQPYRKVMESLGTPLPDDAPMFQPRPPLPLMLDEDVVAEQPDQAALTERYATDAVQFLRNNRDRPFFLYLAHLYVHLPIYVQTRFVRESRNGRYGAAVRCIDWSTDVILRELQDLGLDDNTVVVFTSDNGALTRDGGGSNGPLRASKGTTWEGGQRVPCIVRWPGRIPAGQVVSDVANAMDLYPTIANWCGVDVPGDRTLDGQNLGPLLTGGDGPCERPFFFILGGNIEAVRVGRWKLHVRKWNDERVRLYDLNADVGERADVVDEHPDVVTRLLDVIEAARLELGDDASDMVGSDVRPVGVVADPVALTVFDEDAPYYMAEYDLPERG; translated from the coding sequence ATGATCCGACGACCAAACGTCATCCTCATCAATTGCGACGACCTCGGATACGGCGACCTGTCGTGCTACGGGTCAACCCAGCACGACACCCCGGCGTTGGACCGCATGGCTGACGAGGGCGTCCGTTTCACCGACTTCTACATGGCGTCGCCGGTCTGTTCGCCGTCACGGGCTGCCATGCTCACCGGCAGCTACCCCTTACGGGTCGGCTTCGGTGGTCGCAGCATCGACAATGCGCCGGTGCTCTTCCCGGGTCAGGCCCAGGGACTGCACCCCGATGAGATCACGATTGCCCGCCTCCTCCAGGACGGCGGTTACGCCACCCGGATCATTGGCAAGTGGCACTGTGGCGACCAACCCGAGTTCCTACCCACGCGACACGGCTTTGACGGCTGGTTCGGCCTGCCGTACAGCAACGACATGGGGCGTCAAGCCTTCCCTCAGGAGGGCCAGCCCTACCGGAAGGTCATGGAGTCGCTCGGTACGCCGTTGCCCGATGATGCCCCGATGTTTCAGCCGCGCCCGCCGCTGCCGCTCATGCTCGACGAGGACGTGGTTGCTGAGCAGCCCGACCAGGCGGCATTGACCGAGCGGTACGCCACCGACGCCGTCCAGTTCCTCCGGAACAACAGGGATCGACCCTTCTTTCTGTATCTGGCCCACCTCTACGTACACCTGCCCATCTACGTGCAGACCCGCTTCGTACGTGAGTCACGCAACGGCCGCTACGGAGCGGCGGTGCGATGCATTGACTGGTCCACCGACGTAATCCTGCGCGAGCTGCAAGATCTCGGTCTGGACGACAACACCGTCGTGGTGTTCACCAGCGACAACGGGGCATTGACCCGTGACGGTGGCGGCAGCAACGGCCCGCTCCGGGCATCCAAGGGCACCACGTGGGAGGGTGGCCAGCGGGTGCCTTGCATCGTGCGGTGGCCAGGCCGGATTCCCGCCGGTCAGGTGGTGAGCGATGTCGCCAACGCCATGGACCTCTACCCAACCATCGCCAACTGGTGCGGTGTCGATGTGCCCGGCGACCGGACGTTGGACGGACAGAACCTTGGTCCGCTGCTGACCGGCGGCGATGGACCCTGTGAACGCCCATTCTTCTTTATTCTGGGCGGCAACATCGAGGCTGTACGCGTCGGTCGATGGAAGCTCCACGTCCGCAAATGGAACGACGAGCGGGTCCGCCTGTACGACCTGAACGCCGATGTCGGTGAACGGGCTGACGTGGTCGACGAGCATCCTGACGTGGTGACACGCCTGCTGGACGTCATAGAGGCTGCCCGGCTGGAGTTGGGTGACGACGCCTCCGACATGGTCGGTTCTGATGTGCGTCCGGTGGGCGTAGTGGCAGACCCGGTAGCCCTGACCGTGTTCGACGAGGACGCCCCGTACTACATGGCCGAATACGACCTCCCCGAACGCGGCTGA
- a CDS encoding thioesterase family protein: MSGERKEHMEDTWDGDFDRETAVEPTGDDRFEVQVSSSWNIGDNPNGGYLTAIALQAIRQLGDPLAGHVDPLSVTTHYLRPGSGGIIGEVKTGLIRAGRTVTTGRATLIQDGKPRIEVMASMGDLSGGSGHDHEMAIAPPTDMPPPDQCVERDGLEQGVKLFIARRIDLRIHPDTAAAGASDNAETLGWIRFADGREPDTLGLTLFADAFAPSIFTRLGRVGWVPTIELTAHVRRRPAPGWVQGRFVTEDLHDGRMIEDGWLWDSTGALVARSRQLAMLLPDADTGS; this comes from the coding sequence ATGAGCGGGGAGCGGAAAGAACACATGGAGGACACTTGGGACGGTGACTTCGACCGGGAGACGGCCGTCGAGCCGACCGGCGACGACCGGTTCGAGGTGCAGGTCAGCAGTAGTTGGAACATTGGTGACAATCCGAACGGCGGATACCTGACGGCCATTGCCTTGCAAGCCATCCGGCAACTCGGCGACCCTCTCGCAGGTCATGTAGATCCGCTTTCTGTCACCACCCACTATCTGCGACCCGGCTCTGGGGGAATTATCGGCGAGGTGAAGACTGGGCTGATCCGAGCTGGGCGGACAGTGACCACCGGTCGAGCCACCCTCATTCAGGACGGCAAACCTCGCATCGAAGTCATGGCATCCATGGGTGACCTTTCGGGCGGATCGGGACACGACCACGAGATGGCCATAGCGCCCCCCACCGATATGCCGCCACCCGACCAGTGTGTGGAACGCGATGGCCTAGAACAGGGCGTAAAGCTTTTCATCGCCCGACGGATAGACCTGCGGATCCACCCCGACACGGCAGCCGCCGGAGCGTCGGACAACGCTGAGACGCTCGGATGGATTCGGTTCGCCGACGGTCGTGAACCCGACACGCTCGGCCTCACCCTGTTCGCTGATGCCTTCGCCCCGTCGATCTTCACCAGACTCGGCCGAGTGGGATGGGTGCCCACCATCGAACTGACGGCGCACGTTCGCCGTCGCCCAGCGCCCGGCTGGGTTCAGGGCCGGTTCGTCACGGAGGACCTACATGACGGCCGGATGATTGAAGACGGCTGGCTCTGGGACTCCACCGGCGCCCTGGTGGCCCGGTCCCGACAGTTGGCCATGTTGCTCCCCGACGCCGACACCGGTTCCTGA